A stretch of the Acidilobus sp. 7A genome encodes the following:
- a CDS encoding RIO1 family regulatory kinase/ATPase, with protein MLLRLSEAGIVRSRVVSGELSFQLTFAGVNVLSAIALIRRGVVAGVGDRIGVGKESEVYIAWTPSGAPVSLKFHEEGARSFRSMARRRAYGRRDRRAPWLDVAIESAERELRALVMVNSLGGAVPKPLTSELNCVVTEYIEGVELTSVKGLSEEQATKVLNDVVDTIRIAFKEAGIVHGDLSPYNVLVSAGETLRGYIIDWPQYVSTSDPAAMSLLANDVKRIAAYFNKNFGLTVNAEDLLRRITGSS; from the coding sequence GTGCTCCTCAGGCTGAGCGAGGCGGGCATTGTCAGATCAAGAGTTGTCAGCGGCGAGCTCTCATTTCAGCTAACCTTTGCAGGCGTTAACGTGCTGTCGGCAATAGCGCTGATCAGAAGGGGCGTAGTGGCTGGAGTGGGCGACAGGATAGGCGTCGGTAAGGAGAGCGAGGTCTACATCGCCTGGACCCCCTCCGGCGCGCCCGTCTCGCTGAAGTTCCACGAGGAGGGGGCCCGGTCATTCAGGTCAATGGCCAGGAGGAGAGCCTATGGCAGAAGGGATAGGCGAGCGCCCTGGTTGGACGTAGCTATTGAGAGCGCTGAGAGGGAGCTCAGGGCCCTTGTCATGGTGAACTCCCTTGGTGGCGCTGTACCGAAGCCCCTGACATCGGAGCTTAACTGCGTGGTCACTGAGTACATAGAAGGCGTGGAGCTGACCTCTGTGAAGGGTTTAAGCGAGGAGCAGGCCACTAAAGTGCTTAATGACGTTGTTGACACTATTAGGATAGCCTTTAAGGAGGCAGGCATAGTCCACGGCGACCTTAGCCCGTACAATGTGCTTGTCTCTGCAGGCGAGACGCTGAGGGGGTACATCATAGACTGGCCCCAGTACGTGAGCACCTCGGACCCTGCAGCCATGAGTCTGCTAGCTAATGACGTCAAGAGAATTGCAGCATATTTTAATAAAAACTTCGGGCTTACAGTAAACGCCGAGGACCTGCTGAGGCGGATAACGGGGAGTAGCTGA